Below is a genomic region from Pirellulales bacterium.
CAATTGACCAACGCCAACTTGCACAAACCAGCCGGGCGCCTCAAGCACCACAGGGAACCGACGCTGGAAAACGGCTGGCATGCCGCCAGGTTCTAACGTCAGAAAAGCGGGTCTTGATGGGGTTCGCGTTGCACGAATTCTTGCCACGCATATTGGACGGGTCCCAAGGCCACAAACCCGCAACAGACAAGCGGCACGGCGTAACCGCGAATCACCATGATGGCCACCAGCGCGAACACCAGACCCACGATGTGCCCCAGGCTGCGCTGGCCCGAGAACACCTGATTGACCAGATGCGGGTAGGGAATTCGCGACACCATCAGCAGGGCCACCAGCGCCGCGAAAAACGGTAAGACCGTTTGTAGCACAATGTCGATATTGTCTGCATAGACCAGCGGGTTGTCACTCTTCCGCAGCGTGTAGAACATGATCGCGAATCCGGCGATCGACGCCGCGGCCGCAGGGCTCGGCAAACCGGAAAAGTGAAAATGGTCGTCGTCGTCGCCTGTTTCGACAGTGAATCGCGCCAGGCGCAGTGCTGCGCAAACGACATACGATGCCGCGATCACCCAAGCCCAATCGTGATGTAGATAGGTGAACCGCGGACACATTTTGACTAACAAAAAGGCTGGCGCCACACCGAACGTCACCAGGTCCGATAGACTGTCGAGCTGCGCCCCGAAATCGCTTGTCCAGTTCGACAAGCGAGCGACGTGTCCGTCGAGCGCATCAAACAGCATTGCCAGAAAAATCAGCCAGCCGCTGAGCATTACATTGTGCGTGGGATCATCCTTGTTAAGCGCCTGTACAGCTTTGACGGGGCTCCGCGTACCCAGAGGTGCGGTGACCGGCACCTCGATCGAAGTCGGCGCGTCAACCCGCGCGGCAACCACGATGGCAAAGAACCCACACACGAGGTTCGCCAGTGTGAATAACGTCGGCAATACGGCGACAGTACGAATTCGGGCCATAATCTTTGATTGCGTTGACGTGTTTGGTCAGACAGGCGTTGGTTTGTCCGACGTCATAGCTTTCCCAGGCACGTTGTGCCTGAACGGCAGAGAATGACTCTTACCGTTCCTTGTAATGGGCCAAAATGCTGCTGCCAGCTTTCACACGCTGGCCCACTTGCGTTAACACTTCCAGGCCTGCTGCCGGCAGAATCAATTCCGTACGCGAACCTAGCTTGATCATGCCGAACTGCTGGCCGCGCGCCAGGGTCTCTCCTGGTCGCAGGCTGCACACAATACGGCGGGCAAACTGACCGGTGATTTGCCGCACAATAAGGCGTCGCCGCGACGGCCCAGCTTCTTCCAGGCCGATCCACATGCTTTCGTTCTCTCGGGCGCTTTCTGGCTTGAGCGCATTCAAGAACTTGCCTGGCAGATACCGCAAGCATAGCACCCGCGAGCCGCAGGGGACACGGTTAAGGTGAACGTTGAAAATCGACAGGAAAATGCCGATTCGTACGGCCGCGCCACCGATGAACGGATCAAACTCGAGCGGCGTAATTTCGGCAATCTTGCCGTCAGCCGGTGAAACCATCAGCCCCGGATCGCTGGGCACGCGGCGCGTCGGATCGCGGAAGAAGTAGACCACCAGCCCCAACAGGACCGCTGTTCCCATCGCTAGCGGCCACCACGGCGTGGGAGCGAACGCCAGCAGCACCGTGACCAACAGGAGCGGATAGCCCAGAATTTGCAACTCGGCCAAACCCCAGCGAGCAAAGGGAAGCCGCCCGCGCCAAGTGAACGGGTCGTCCGCCTCGTCCCACCTGGCCGTACACAGGTTGCGGCAGTACTTCAGGTCACGCGGGTCGAGTATCTCGTGGGGGCAACCGGTCGTTTCGCCCTGCCGTGTGGCGGCCATTCGTCGAACATAGCCGGAGCGAAAAGTTCGCAAATACCACCGCCGCCATTTCCCCCAGGCCAGTTCCAGGCGATAGCACACGCCGCCACCGGGCTGCACGCTGGTAATGTTCGCGGGGAGCGGTTCGATCGCGGTCGTGCTGGATTCGATTTCTGTGCGGCTCATGTCCCGAGATCTTTTTGCCGCGGCCGGCAAGTAGTCGGCGGTAAAACCGCGGCAGTCGACCAACGAGGGGTAACCCGGGGAAAGATGCGATCCGCTGCCCCCTCGACCGTATAGGAATGCGTTGGGGCTTTATCGTACCGGAGGCGGGACCGCGTTGCCAGGACTGTTGGGCAGCCATCTGACCCTACGGTATCTTGGGCCCGCCCGAGCCTTGCCAATCGCCCTACGCGGCCGATAATCCGTGGGATTGAGCACACCGCTATCCGCGCCGCTCGATGGTCGCCGTCGAGTCACCTTAACGTCAGGGAGTCTTCGCGATGAAAGCCGCGTTCATCAAGCAGCCGGGCCCGCCCGAGGTGATCAGCTACGCCGATCTACCGGCACCGGAGCCATCGGCTAATCAGGTCCTGGTGCGCATGACAGCTGTGGCTGTGAATCCCATCGACACCTATATCCGCGGCGGCTTGATCAAGGCCCAACTGCCCGACCCCTACATCATTGGTGCTGATCTGGCCGGTGTCGTCGAACGGTATGGGCCGGGTGCCTCGCGTTTCAAACCGGGAGACCATGTGTGGGGGAGCAATCAGGGAATGGCAGGTCGGCAGGGTACTTTTGCAGAATTACTGGCCGTCGACCAGCAGTGGCTCTATCCCGTGCCTGCCGGTGTCGACGACAAGCTGGCGGCGGCAGGCGCGCTCGTGGGAATCACCGCCCATTTAGGACTTTTCGGCCGAGCGAAGCTGCAGGCCGGCGAGATTCTGTTCATTAACGGGGGCACGGGCGGCGTCGGATCGGCCGTGATGCAAATGGCCAAGGCCGTGGGAGCCCGGGTCATCACCACAGCCGGCACCGACGAGAAGGTCGCTGAATGCCGGGCGCTTGGTGCTGATTTGGCCATCAACTACAAGACGGGCGACGTCGACGCCGAAGTTCGCAGTTTCGCCCCGCAAGGCGTCAACGTGTGGTGGGAAACGTTGCGCGAGCCGAACTTCGATCGCACCGTCGGGCTGTTGGCGCTGCGGGGGCGAATGATATTAATGGCCGGACGCGATGCGCGGCCCGTTTTTCCCGTCGGTCCGTTTTATGTGAAGGACTGCTCGCTACATGGCTTTGCCATGTTCAACTCTTCGGCCGACGAGCACCGCAAATGTGCCGACGACATTAACCGCTGGATGGCCGAGGGAAAGCTCCGGCCACGCATCGGCCGCGAGTTCAAATTGGCCGAGGCGGCAGCGGCTCACAAACTCCAGGAAGAGAACACGCTGCACAAGGCGGGCACGCTTGCCGGTAAAATCGTGTTGGTACCGTAGCACAAACGAGGATTGCTGAACGCTCAGCGCGGAGTGAACGAATACGACTCGTCAGCAATGCCATCGCGTCAAGGCAATTTCAACATTCGGCTTCGCTGATCAGCGCCTGACTCACTTCCGCTTCACGCGGATCTTCACGCGGTACTCGCCGGGGAAATTCTGGTTCTGCTGATCACCCTGCAAGGCCACGGCCAACTGCAGGACGCCCGACCGGTCCGCCGTGAATTGATGCTTCGAACCGATGCGGAATACTGTGCCCCCTGGACCGATTTTGCCGACCAGCGTGCCGCCGGCGATTTTGTTTGGCAGATACCAGCCGTAGTTCGGGGCACCATCCGGCGTGCTCACGGCTTGATTGCCCCACGGGGTCATGGTGATGGTGCCATCGGCGGCAAAGATCACTTTGTCGCCGCGCTCGACGCGAATGCCGGTATCCTTGGTGCCGCGGGTGATCATGTTGTTACCGTCGACAGCAACGGTCTTTTGCAGATCCTGCTTTTCGATGGCGTCGCGTTGAATGCGGCGGATGTCGCTGAGCTTGACGTTCAAGACGCCGTATTGGCTGGCGATCGCAAACTCCTGGGGCACGATCTTGCCGACCACCGCGAACTCGGTTGTTTCGATCGTATCGCGATCGATCAAGCGTCGCGGGCTGGCTTGCTCCTCGGAGTCGGCGTCTTCCTCTGACTGATCGAACTCTTCCAAGATGGCCTTCGCGCGGGTGCGTCGCTCGGTGTCGGAATCTTCGACCGCGCGTGCCAGTTTTAGGCGGATCGAGGGGCCCATCGCCGTGAGGGCCTTTTGTGCCGCTTCGCGTTCAGAAAAAACCGGTGAGCCTAGCTTCTCGATGAACTCATCGAGATTCTGGCCAATTTTTGGATGGCTTGCCAGACCGGGCGTAAGACTCACGATGGCGGTGACCGGAATCGTCAGTTTACCGAATTGCGTTTCGATCTCGATTTGTTGGTTGGTCAGGCCGCCGCTGATCTGGGAACCATCCATGAGATGGATTTTGAGCGCCTCGGGATGGACGGCCGTGCCAGGAGCCGGCGCCGGTTCTTCGGCGGCACAATGTGGCCGATGGGCAACCCCCGACAGACACAGCGCTAAGACCACCAGCCGCGCCGATCGAGCGCATCGTCGAGACATGCGAATCCTCTGTGTCTAGTGGGCGTTATTACCTGGGCAGGATTCGGAAAATCTGCCCGCATCCACGAGCCGTCGCGTTAGCATCCATTCTGACCCACGCGCGGTCGGGAATCCAGCCTTGCGATGGTGCGGCCAACATGATTGTGAAGGCGGCCTCTGGCGCTATTTTCTGGAGAGAATCGAAATGCAGTCTGCCGATGCTCCAAACTCACCGGTCCGCAATTACGGATGCCGAGATATCGACTTCGCAAGGTCCGGGCCGTTTGACATGCCTGCCGACTTCCGGCATCCTAGCCGAAGCTTTGACGTTGCCCACGACACTACGAACACGAGAAGCCGGATGCCGTTGCGATCGACTGTTTGGCCCCAGCGGTGGATCCTGGCCGCCTTGGTTCTCGGCGTGGCCACTGTGTGCCATGCACAAGCTGTGGCAGATTCATCCAGCCGGGCGACGGCGCACTCTGAGCCACCGCTCGACTACTGGTCGATGCTCTTCGTGTTTGTGCTGGCGACGTTTATCGGCATGGGGGTCATCCGCCGGGTCTCGCGGCTGCTCTATACACCGCTAATGTCGCTGACCAATGCCATCTCGGCCATCGCGGTGGTTGGCGCAATTATCGTCACGGGCTCGGACTATCCGCTGCATATCCGCGTGATGGGCGCGGTGGCGCTCTTTGCCTCGATGACCAACATCGTTAGCGGCTTCATGATTACCGATCGCATGTTGAAAATGTTCAAGACCAGCACGCCACGCGACGGCAAATCTATATGATTCATACCGTCGTACAGCTTTCCTATGTCGTGGCCACGGCGTTTTTCATCCTGTCTTTGCACTGGATGAATGATCCCAAAACGGCCCGCCGCGGCGTATCGTGCGGTATCGGTGCCATGGTCCTGGCGGTGCTGGCCACGTGGTTTGCGGTAGCCGCGGCGAATCCGCAGTGGGGACATCATCTGTGGATTGTCTTGGCCATCATTGCAGGCTTTGCGGTTGGCGTGCCGCTATCGCGCGTACCGCTCACGGCCGTTCCGCAACGCACCGCGCTGTCGCACGCCTTTGGCGGGCTAGCCACGGGACTCGTAGGCACCGCCGAGTATTTTATGTGGCTCAGCGAAGGGCCCGAGCGATTCACGTATTTTCGCACGGCGGCGCTAGTCGCGGAAATCCTCCTGGGCTTTGTCACGTTTACCGGCAGCCTGATGGCGGCCGGCAAGTTGCAAGAGCTGAAATGGATTCCGCAGCGCCCCGTGACCTACCCGCTGCAAAACGTTGGCAATATTGGGGTTCTGGTGCTGGCGGCTCTGCTCGGTGTGGCGTTGGTGTTCTTTCCGACCGAGCCCTGGTCAGGACCGGCGTTTCTGGCGGTCGTCGGGCTGGCGCTGCTGTTCGGCGTGCTGCTGATCATCCCGATCGGTGGCGCCGATATGCCGACCGTGATTTCGATCCTTAATTCGTACGCCGGGCTATCGGCTGTCGCGATGGGTTTTGTGCTCGACAATAAGCTGCTGATCACCGCCGGCGCGCTCGACGGATCGAGCGGACTGATCCTGTCGATCATCATGTGTCGGGCGATGAACCGCTCGTTCACCAATGTGCTGTTCGGCGCATTCGGTCAGGTCCAGGCCGTTGTCGCTAGCGGCGAGCAGAAGGCCTACAAGAGCGAGAGTGTCGAAGGGGCCGCCCAGATTCTGGAAATGGCTCAGCACGTCGTGATTGTCCCCGGCTACGGTATGGCCGTGGCCCAAGCCCACCATAAAGTGCGAGAACTATACGACCAGTTGAAGAAACGTGGCGCCACCGTGAAGTTCGCCATTCATCCCGTGGCCGGCCGCATGCCTGGGCACATGAATGTGCTGTTGGCCGAGGCCGAGATCCCCTATACAGACCTGGCCGAAATGGAAGAGGTCAACGCTGAAATGCCGCAAGTCGACGTGGTGCTGGTGATTGGTGCCAACGACATCGTGAATCCCGCCGCGCGGCACGACAAGGGGAGTCCCATCTACGGTATGCCGATCATCGAGGCGGATCGGGCACGCACCGTATTCGCGATCAAGCGGAGCAAGAACCCTGGCTTCGCAGGGATCGACAATGAGCTGTACTACGGCGATGCAACGTGGATGCTGTTCGGCGATGCCAAAGCGGTGGTAGGCGATCTAGTCAAGCAATTGGTCGGCGACAGTGGGGTGCATTGAAGCTCCCAATCAGACCATTTCTCAGCGTGAGGCGACCGCAAAAATCCGCTCGAAGCGATCCCGGTTGCCTGCCATGTATTCCTGGCATTTATCGAGCAGCGCTTGGGGGCTGGCGACCCCTTGCCTTTGAGCGAGTTTGGCTAGTTCCAGCGCGTCTTGCGGCAACGTATTGCGGGCCGTCGAGTTCATGAGTCGCAAACCGCACTCGACGCTGCGCAGGTAGCAATAGCTTTTAGTCAGAAAGTCCGCGTCCTTGGCCGCGAGAACTCCTGCAGTTCGCAACACGGCAAGCGCGGCGACGGTGTTGGCGACCCGCACCTCGCCATGTTTGCCGCCGTGGGCCAGTTGCAACATCTGGACCGTGAATTCGATGTCAACGATGCCGCCGGGCCCGCGCTTTAGGTTTCCGGCTGGCGCCCCGTCTTCCAACCGCCCGCGCATGGCTTGGATTTCGTCGGCGTAAGACGCCTGCCAAGGATGATCGTAGGCAGCTCGCACGACTAAGTCCGCGGCGCGTGCCGCGGCATCCCCCGTGCTGAATACCGGACGCGCCTTGGTTAACGCTTGCCGCTCCCAGAGATGACCGCTCCCCTCGGCGAAATAGCGGGCGAACTCTGGGAAACTTGTGGCCAACGCCCCCGAGCGGCCTGTCGGACGCAAGCGGGGATCGACTTCGTACAGACGGCCATAAGGACTCAATCGATTGGCGATCTTGATGATCCGCTGCCCAAGCTCGCTGAAGAAATGTTGATTGTTGGTTGTCTCGCCTTGGCGACGGCGTGCACGCGCGGTCGATCCCTCGGCCTCGTAAAGGAAGACCACGTCCAGGTCGCTATGGAAATCTAGCTCCTGACCACCTAGCTTGCCCATGCCCAGGATTGTCCAGGAACAGACTTGGCCGGCGAGCGGTCCTTCGCCGATCGTAGGCGCGCCGAGCTTCGCACTTAGTTTGTCGTATTCTGTGATTGCGATTCGTTCCAGACACACTTCGGCAATGTTTGTCAGTGCTGCGAACGTCGAGCGGATATCCTCTTTGCCCAATATGTGGCGCACGCCCACATAGAGTTGTTGCGTGTTCTTAAAGCTGTGCAGAATGGGGTCCAAGTCCTCGGCGCCGCGCGCCAGGTCGGCCAACATCGTGCGCAAGTCGTCGATCGTGGGAAGCTTGTTCAGGACCATGCTGTCCATCAACTCGTCGATCATGCCCGGATTGCTGATCAGTAATCCAGATAGCAACTCGCTGAAGGAGCAGATCTCGACGTACAGCGCCATCGACGGCGGATTAAAGCTGAAGAGTTCCCACAGCACGCCTTTGCCGCCCAGCGAATCGCTAACCTTTTCCAGGTTTGAGAGTGTGGAATCGGGATCCGGCGTCGCGGCCACGGCCTTAAGCAATCGCGGTGCGATCGAGGCCAGAAAGTGCCGGCAACGTCGCGTCGACAGAAAGCGAATCTTTTCGGTCGAGAGCGCCACTAGGTTACGATAGGCTTGTTGTACGTCGCGGAACGGGTAACGTCCCAACACGGCCGCGATCCGCTCCGGGGGCGGATCAGGGTCGAGCACCAGGTCTACTTCGGGCTCGGTCTCGGCATCTTCGCCAAAGGCGTCGTGTAACAAGTGATCCAGAATCTTGCGATTGAGCGCTGTCTTCGTGCGGTGATCATGCTCGAACGCCGCCAGGGCCGAGCGGCTCGCCTTGTCGGCATAGCCCATACGAATGGCCAGTCGGCCCAATTCGCGCGGTTCGGTCGGCATGCTGTGCGTCTGCAAGTCGAACATGATCTGCAAGCGATGTTCGATCTTGCGCAGAAAACTATAATTCTCTTCCAAGAGCGAGCGTTCCTGGTGCGTCAGGCAGCCCGTATTTTCTAACTGGGCAATTGCTTCGAGCGTGTTACTGGTGCGCAGTTGCGGCATGTCGCCGCCATTGAGCAATTGCAGGAATTGAATCACGAACTCGATATCGCGAATGCCTCCTTCGCCCGTCTTCACATCCGACGCATCCTTCCCCTGCGATTGCGTGCGCTGCTCAATGCGGCGCTTCAGCGCCTTGATGCCTGTGATATCGGCCAGGGCAAGATAACGGCGGTAAATCCACGGTTCGAGATATTGGAGGAACTCCGTCCCCAGGTCGAGATCGCCGGCGATGGCGCGGGCCTTGACGTAAGCTTGACGCTCCCAGGTACGTCCCAGCACGTCGTAGTAGTGCGTAGCCTGTTCCAGGCTGTGTACCAAGGGCCCGCGTTCGCCTTCGGGGCGGAGCCGTAGGTCGACGCGATAGGGGCTACCTAACTCCGTGGCTTCGGTCAGTAATCGCACCACATCGCGAACCAGGCGATTGAAGAACTCGACATTGTCGAAACTGCGGGCTCCGTCGGTTTTGCCATCAACGTCGTAGAGGAAGATCAGGTCGATATCGCTCGAGTAATTCAGCTCGACGCCTCCCAGCTTGCCCATGGCTAAGGCGACAAATCGCGCGGGCTTGCCATCGGGGTGGCGCGGTTGACCGCGCTTCTCCACTAGGCGGCGGCGAGCGAAACGCACCGCACTTTCCACGATCGCGTCCGCCAGGTACGAGATCTGCGCCGTCACCGTGGCTAGCTTCTGTCCGCGGATGATGTCTCCGTAAGAGATGCGCAGCGTCTCGCGTCGCTTGTAACGGCGCAGGGCCGTCATCACTGCGTGGTCGTCGTCGAGGGCGGCGACTTCCGCCGCCAGTTCTTCGACCAACACATCGCGGGCTACCGGTTGACCTTCGGTAATACGCAACAGGTCATAGCCGCCGGGGTCGAGCACTAAAATATCGCTCAGATACTGACTCGTGGCCATGATCTGCAGCAATACGCCGAGTGCCTCGCGATCGCGCTCGAACAGCGACCCGATCGCCAGCGGGCTGCGCGATGCCTGGACAAAGCGGTCCAGGTTATTGAGCGCCATATCGGGATTGCTGGACTTGGGAAGGTGTTCCGCCAGCTGATCGCAGATTACGCCCAATAGGTCGAGGGGCACGCCGGCCGTGGCAATGTTGACAAGATTGGCATGTGCGCGGGGCGGATTTTCCAAGCCCCAGGTTTTCAGCCAGCTTTCTGCCTCGGCTGGATTGTCGAGGTAACGGTGCAGTCGGCCGATATCCATGTTTTCGAACGCGCCGAGTAGCCGCCTGCGAGTAGAGGCGCTTACAAGCTGTACAATGCGGGACCGGCGTGGCTGGTCACGACGCTGCCAAACAAGGTGAAGGCATTGGCGTCATAAATCACGACGGGAAGGAACTGTCCGATGAGCCGCGCAGGCCCGTCG
It encodes:
- the pssA gene encoding CDP-diacylglycerol--serine O-phosphatidyltransferase; the protein is MARIRTVAVLPTLFTLANLVCGFFAIVVAARVDAPTSIEVPVTAPLGTRSPVKAVQALNKDDPTHNVMLSGWLIFLAMLFDALDGHVARLSNWTSDFGAQLDSLSDLVTFGVAPAFLLVKMCPRFTYLHHDWAWVIAASYVVCAALRLARFTVETGDDDDHFHFSGLPSPAAAASIAGFAIMFYTLRKSDNPLVYADNIDIVLQTVLPFFAALVALLMVSRIPYPHLVNQVFSGQRSLGHIVGLVFALVAIMVIRGYAVPLVCCGFVALGPVQYAWQEFVQREPHQDPLF
- a CDS encoding phosphatidylserine decarboxylase yields the protein MSRTEIESSTTAIEPLPANITSVQPGGGVCYRLELAWGKWRRWYLRTFRSGYVRRMAATRQGETTGCPHEILDPRDLKYCRNLCTARWDEADDPFTWRGRLPFARWGLAELQILGYPLLLVTVLLAFAPTPWWPLAMGTAVLLGLVVYFFRDPTRRVPSDPGLMVSPADGKIAEITPLEFDPFIGGAAVRIGIFLSIFNVHLNRVPCGSRVLCLRYLPGKFLNALKPESARENESMWIGLEEAGPSRRRLIVRQITGQFARRIVCSLRPGETLARGQQFGMIKLGSRTELILPAAGLEVLTQVGQRVKAGSSILAHYKER
- a CDS encoding NADPH:quinone reductase translates to MKAAFIKQPGPPEVISYADLPAPEPSANQVLVRMTAVAVNPIDTYIRGGLIKAQLPDPYIIGADLAGVVERYGPGASRFKPGDHVWGSNQGMAGRQGTFAELLAVDQQWLYPVPAGVDDKLAAAGALVGITAHLGLFGRAKLQAGEILFINGGTGGVGSAVMQMAKAVGARVITTAGTDEKVAECRALGADLAINYKTGDVDAEVRSFAPQGVNVWWETLREPNFDRTVGLLALRGRMILMAGRDARPVFPVGPFYVKDCSLHGFAMFNSSADEHRKCADDINRWMAEGKLRPRIGREFKLAEAAAAHKLQEENTLHKAGTLAGKIVLVP
- a CDS encoding NAD(P) transhydrogenase subunit alpha, with product MPLRSTVWPQRWILAALVLGVATVCHAQAVADSSSRATAHSEPPLDYWSMLFVFVLATFIGMGVIRRVSRLLYTPLMSLTNAISAIAVVGAIIVTGSDYPLHIRVMGAVALFASMTNIVSGFMITDRMLKMFKTSTPRDGKSI
- a CDS encoding NAD(P)(+) transhydrogenase (Re/Si-specific) subunit beta, translated to MIHTVVQLSYVVATAFFILSLHWMNDPKTARRGVSCGIGAMVLAVLATWFAVAAANPQWGHHLWIVLAIIAGFAVGVPLSRVPLTAVPQRTALSHAFGGLATGLVGTAEYFMWLSEGPERFTYFRTAALVAEILLGFVTFTGSLMAAGKLQELKWIPQRPVTYPLQNVGNIGVLVLAALLGVALVFFPTEPWSGPAFLAVVGLALLFGVLLIIPIGGADMPTVISILNSYAGLSAVAMGFVLDNKLLITAGALDGSSGLILSIIMCRAMNRSFTNVLFGAFGQVQAVVASGEQKAYKSESVEGAAQILEMAQHVVIVPGYGMAVAQAHHKVRELYDQLKKRGATVKFAIHPVAGRMPGHMNVLLAEAEIPYTDLAEMEEVNAEMPQVDVVLVIGANDIVNPAARHDKGSPIYGMPIIEADRARTVFAIKRSKNPGFAGIDNELYYGDATWMLFGDAKAVVGDLVKQLVGDSGVH
- the glnE gene encoding bifunctional [glutamate--ammonia ligase]-adenylyl-L-tyrosine phosphorylase/[glutamate--ammonia-ligase] adenylyltransferase; translation: MDIGRLHRYLDNPAEAESWLKTWGLENPPRAHANLVNIATAGVPLDLLGVICDQLAEHLPKSSNPDMALNNLDRFVQASRSPLAIGSLFERDREALGVLLQIMATSQYLSDILVLDPGGYDLLRITEGQPVARDVLVEELAAEVAALDDDHAVMTALRRYKRRETLRISYGDIIRGQKLATVTAQISYLADAIVESAVRFARRRLVEKRGQPRHPDGKPARFVALAMGKLGGVELNYSSDIDLIFLYDVDGKTDGARSFDNVEFFNRLVRDVVRLLTEATELGSPYRVDLRLRPEGERGPLVHSLEQATHYYDVLGRTWERQAYVKARAIAGDLDLGTEFLQYLEPWIYRRYLALADITGIKALKRRIEQRTQSQGKDASDVKTGEGGIRDIEFVIQFLQLLNGGDMPQLRTSNTLEAIAQLENTGCLTHQERSLLEENYSFLRKIEHRLQIMFDLQTHSMPTEPRELGRLAIRMGYADKASRSALAAFEHDHRTKTALNRKILDHLLHDAFGEDAETEPEVDLVLDPDPPPERIAAVLGRYPFRDVQQAYRNLVALSTEKIRFLSTRRCRHFLASIAPRLLKAVAATPDPDSTLSNLEKVSDSLGGKGVLWELFSFNPPSMALYVEICSFSELLSGLLISNPGMIDELMDSMVLNKLPTIDDLRTMLADLARGAEDLDPILHSFKNTQQLYVGVRHILGKEDIRSTFAALTNIAEVCLERIAITEYDKLSAKLGAPTIGEGPLAGQVCSWTILGMGKLGGQELDFHSDLDVVFLYEAEGSTARARRRQGETTNNQHFFSELGQRIIKIANRLSPYGRLYEVDPRLRPTGRSGALATSFPEFARYFAEGSGHLWERQALTKARPVFSTGDAAARAADLVVRAAYDHPWQASYADEIQAMRGRLEDGAPAGNLKRGPGGIVDIEFTVQMLQLAHGGKHGEVRVANTVAALAVLRTAGVLAAKDADFLTKSYCYLRSVECGLRLMNSTARNTLPQDALELAKLAQRQGVASPQALLDKCQEYMAGNRDRFERIFAVASR